In Diadema setosum chromosome 7, eeDiaSeto1, whole genome shotgun sequence, the DNA window TTTTGCTACTAATCTGAGCCAGGTACAATGGACACGTTGAGTAGGTCTGCAGAGCAGGACATGATTGCCATGATAATGATTGTCACAACTCTAACAGCTGCTACAACTTTGCTTTGTTGGCTCAGCAATGCACCAATATTGTACCCTGCACCGAACAGGGTAGCTGGCATACTTGCGCGAGTGTGTGCAAACGTGAATGTGTCACTTTTCATATCCAGATTGGAATCTTGGAACTTTTAGACATGAAACATAAATTTTGAAGCCCAGTTAACTGTAAAGCTGTCATGTTGGTGACATTTAAAAGTCCCTACCCTGCCTTGAAAACACATGACACCAGTAGTAAaagtacaatgtgtatgtacagtggAATCATAATTTGTTGTTGCACCACATTGTAACTGTTATTTAGTGTCAGccaaaaaacaacataaaaaatacaTCTGACTTCAGATGTCTTCACAAAAGTGAAGCAAAGCAGATATTTCTACACATCTTTGTGATCAGGATCCACGTGTGCTCTTCAGCGTGACGCGGAAGGGCTGAGTGATCGAAAATACTAGTATGTAGGTAATTCATAACCATGGACCTTGTATTCAAAGTTCATCGTTtgcttcgtttttttttttccccccatttttttttctcctcacaACAACTGACAAGAAATCTGGGATTATTTTTCCAATAGATTATCAAATCTATTCAGACCAAAAGCACATACACTGCTTGGTAGAATGAACAGAAGTATGATAAGACACTTGAATCTTTAGTCTctgaacaaaataaatatataatcatCCAACTTGTGACTTCCTTATGGACTTCCTTCTAATGGATGAGTGTGATGTAAGCATACACGTCTCTGCTGAATTCATCATACCAAAAATGATGTCCCTTGACTGCTGTTAGTACACTATGCCCACTCATGGGGAAGAGGTTGGGTTTGTGAGAAAAGCTACCATCAACTTGACCACTTCCTCATTGAAGTCATGGACTTGGTTGTCCTCGACAGAGGAAAAGAGTGGCAGGTCAACGACCTGCCAGCACACATTGCGGAGGTCGTTGTCCTCCTCCTGTAGGTGGTCCAGTGCTAAGGTGTTCAGTTGGTAGCAGtagaaggagaaggaggggCCGTTTGTGACAATCGTCTGACAGGTCATAGGTCGTGGGATATCCAAGTAGCAGCAATGTTCTATgatacacaaatacaatgtacacacataaCATTAAGAGAAGAACAATATTCAGTGAATATGAATGCAGTCATATTTCTGGTGAGCTTCACATTATCTGGAAAGAAAGTatgaacttcatttcatttcaaatgctTCTGTAGTAATCAAATGCAGACCACTCCAGTTATAATGCAGTTCTCCAGACCGGCAGTTTCTCTTTGTGCATTGAACTTTTGATATTTCCATCCTTTTTGTTGTTACACAGGCaaaagtacaatttgtatgtgaaAGAGCAAAGAGCATTATCTTATAATGTAAATGATAGCCAAAGGGATAATGCAAGGACAGCAGTGGCTAAAATTcagaaaaaaccccacaaaaacttcaatatgGTTAATAATGGCAAGTGTCTCAGTCTACAAAATATGTCACTCTATTTCCAGTCAACTTTGTGCTGAAGGGTATCAGCAAATGTAAAAACTGATGcaccaaaatcattaatttgCTACAATGATGTAAAAATCTAAATATTGCTCTTAGCCAAAACAGCATGGATCTCAAAATACCACATGAAATAAATTATAAGATAGAAAATATGTAGGCCCTAATTGGGATTTTGGATCAGATATGTCCTGCCCCATCCATAGTTGGGCTTACTTTGGTAGAGAGCTAGAGCATTCAGCCATCCAAAGGAAGTGCTGATCCCTTGGCCCATGAGGACTTCTGGCAGCAGACGTCTCTCTTCCATCTTACTCCGCTTGTAGTCCATCACATACAACTGGGTGTGGGCATGCAAATATCCTCCACCATGCTTGAAGCCTGTGAGGTGAAGGCAGGGTTAGAttgtatgttttgttcaaaGCATTCGGCTTTGTCCTTTTTAAGTGTGTGTGCTTGCTCTACAGAAGTCGACAATCAAAGGAaagaccccccccaaaaaaaaaaaaataaaaaaatagataaataaaaaaacaaacacacacacacacacacaaaattaagtGCATACATAGTGTACATTTCATGTGATTAAAACTAAGAAAGCACCATCCCACTCATCAGAAAAAATCATTATGTAACTTGCAATTTGCACTCTGTATAAAAATCCTTTGTTATTCTGATTGTATAAACCAACGCAATGTGTGAATTTGTACCATGTAAACTTGATGCGCAATAAagatgcaaatgaaacaaagtcaaagaaaaaaacaacaacaaagacaacaaaaaggttgtagaaagaaaaacatgaatcaGGAAGGTTTATTAACAAATCCCTATCACTCCCTCTCAATTTCATTGGTAACTGTATGAAACTTGTAAAATCTATGGACGGTACTCAGAACCAAGTCTTGCTGTAAGTGACCTACAAAACTGTACATTTTTTGTAATCTGGGTCACTGGGTGTTTCATGTTTAGAGTCTTACTCATAAATTATGAAAACTGTCCTATTAAAGACCATAGATATGGAGAACTGCGAAACACAGCCGAACGCGAACAAGGAATGCCCTGGGGGTAAGATATGGACTGATATAAACTGTTCTCAATGATACTCTGCAGGTTCCTTCACACAGTGACAAACCATTACATATTTTATTAAACTGAACATTCACAGCAGGGAGATTTCCCCTCTCCCTACCACTGCCTAAGTTCTGAATACATTTAATGTACACATGgtgtcttttcatttcttgcatacatgtacagaacTATTAGACACTTGTGccaccattaaaaaaaacaaaaacaaaaaaaaaacagtgtagACACAACATGACTTACCTGGAAAACACACAGCATTCTCAGATTTCGGGAATACACTGATGACATTGGGATCATACGGCCAGTCTGGTACAGATCCACGACACACATCATCACTCAAGCTAGCAAACTATACAAAATGAATTAGagatataaacaaaacaaaaatacattctAGACTTTAGAATGCTAAAATACATTTAGCTATTAAATTTAGCATTGGATGAAGTGGATGAAAAGAATACtgaataaaaacacacacacatcataatCATGACCTTCATGTAtcataacatttgaaaaaaTTTGGATTCAGGTTGCTTTTACAgtgctgttttgtttcattcacaACACAACAGTGATTGATTCACCTCTGCGAGTGGTTCCCGTGTTCTGATGTTAACAAGAGGCTGCCCAAGAAACTGATGGAATTTGTGCGACCCTCTTGGCCAGAATGACCTCATCTCTACATCAAAATCCACGTCTGCATCCTGAAGGTGAGGGTTCAATTGGGCCAGGTACGCCACCATGCTGTCCATCAAAGTCTTGCACATCTGTTTCCCAATGTCCTTTTCTCGGTGAACATCATCCTGTTTGTGTCGATACGTACTTGCCCAGTCATTTAAAACAACATTGCGAACATGCTCACTTAGATATTCCGAGTGTTTCTTCACATCTTCACTCTCCAATCGAGTTTTTATCCGATCCGGTAGCTCATCCACCACTTCGGTCTTTGTGATATGCttgaaaaagtcaatgaaaccATTGTGTAAGCAGTAGGGGTGGATCTTGTAATTCCACGTGTATCGCTTGTTCAGCGCGTAGATCATCTCCGCCGGAGTCTCGGCGTCTCTGACGGGAGCAGCTGCCCTTCGTAACAGCTCCGCCTTGCTGTCCTTTGGGGGAGGAATTGGCGGGTATTGTGGCTCATCTGATTGAATTGTGATATTCTTCGTagaaaaatacaacttattcgcATGGCTTCGGAGAGAGATTACGCAAAATTTGCCAACTCTAAAAGTGCACGAGGCAGCAGACGTAACGCTCATGGATaacgccattttgaatttacagCCGAATTAAATCAACAATATTCACTGATATACATTTGATAAATACTCTGCAAATGAAAACATCAACGTCAATATCTAATTTGGTCTAGTTGTATTTTATAATAGTTTTGTAACATTAATTTGTATtcaaaatcttttatttttccaaaTAGTATTAATAAGTGTGAAAGAGCCATCAATTGTCACCTGATAGTTTCCCCCCGATTATGTGGCATCGTGTAGGAGCAGTGAGGTTTGGCTGGCGAGCTAGAGCGCTGCAGCTGCTTGCTGGCATTCCGTACCTCGCTGTAGCACCTGGCCAGCCGCACATGGAAGGGGGCGTGTAAAATTTACATGTACTATCCGTACCGTACGTGAAAGACTTAGCGATAGCAGACAGGCAGAGTAGAATCTACACCTCACTTGGATGTTTAATTGTTCTTGAGATATTGAGCTGTGTCTTGTTGAAAGATGGAAGCCAGCGACCACTGTCCACCTATAGTATGTCAGGTTCCTTCATCTCAAGTTGAAAGGTAAATATGGACATGTACGGCG includes these proteins:
- the LOC140230584 gene encoding large ribosomal subunit protein mL65-like, producing MALSMSVTSAASCTFRVGKFCVISLRSHANKLYFSTKNITIQSDEPQYPPIPPPKDSKAELLRRAAAPVRDAETPAEMIYALNKRYTWNYKIHPYCLHNGFIDFFKHITKTEVVDELPDRIKTRLESEDVKKHSEYLSEHVRNVVLNDWASTYRHKQDDVHREKDIGKQMCKTLMDSMVAYLAQLNPHLQDADVDFDVEMRSFWPRGSHKFHQFLGQPLVNIRTREPLAEFASLSDDVCRGSVPDWPYDPNVISVFPKSENAVCFPGFKHGGGYLHAHTQLYVMDYKRSKMEERRLLPEVLMGQGISTSFGWLNALALYQKHCCYLDIPRPMTCQTIVTNGPSFSFYCYQLNTLALDHLQEEDNDLRNVCWQVVDLPLFSSVEDNQVHDFNEEVVKLMVAFLTNPTSSP